In a single window of the Massilia oculi genome:
- a CDS encoding MaoC family dehydratase, with amino-acid sequence MTARPDEGAGMPAHAREHVHSDAPAGKRWYFEDFYPGQKIDLGERVVTEAEILAFARAFDPQSFHVDAGAAQQSPYGGLIASGWHTCSMMMRMVVDGLLNAADGMGSPGLDGVRWLQPVRAGDTLRVRYLTRQVKASNSKPDRGVVWSTWTATNQHGDEVCTVDGIGLYGRRPTRNN; translated from the coding sequence ATGACTGCAAGACCAGACGAGGGGGCGGGCATGCCGGCGCACGCGCGCGAGCACGTCCACTCCGATGCCCCGGCCGGCAAGCGCTGGTATTTCGAAGATTTCTATCCAGGCCAAAAAATCGACCTGGGCGAGCGCGTCGTCACCGAAGCCGAGATCCTCGCCTTCGCACGCGCGTTCGACCCGCAGTCCTTCCATGTCGACGCCGGGGCGGCGCAACAGTCGCCCTACGGCGGCCTGATCGCCAGCGGCTGGCACACCTGCAGCATGATGATGCGCATGGTGGTCGACGGCCTCCTGAACGCGGCCGACGGCATGGGTTCTCCCGGCCTCGACGGCGTACGCTGGCTGCAGCCGGTGCGCGCCGGCGACACCCTGCGCGTGCGCTACCTGACGCGCCAGGTCAAGGCGTCCAACAGCAAACCCGATCGCGGCGTCGTCTGGTCGACCTGGACCGCCACCAACCAGCACGGCGACGAGGTGTGCACGGTCG
- a CDS encoding acyl-CoA dehydrogenase family protein has translation MHFELNGEQQQLADAIRRWIGRDYGFETRRAIVHSESGVSPDAWATMVELGLTALPVPEAHGGFGGDAVAMFAVMQELGRGLVVEPYVATVLGAEFLRLGGAHGTLLERVAGGEVKLACALGERQSRHDAFDIATRAEAVDGGYRLHGEKRVVLHGAEADALIVSARSAASVGNGQGIDGVSLFVVPRDSAGLRVTGYRTLDGLRASDVALDGVMVGPDAVVGRVDEGGAILDAALDVGAGLLCAEALGAMQVLFDMTLEYLKTRQQFGAPIGKFQALQHRMADMAIHLEQARSMALLAALALARSAGGAGSDSANADRDASAKTRRRVVSAAKYRVGLAARFIGQGAIQLHGGMGVTDELPASHYFKRLSMIELTLGDMDHHLERFMAQPGFREAA, from the coding sequence ATGCATTTCGAACTGAACGGGGAACAGCAGCAGCTGGCCGATGCGATCCGGCGCTGGATCGGTCGCGACTATGGCTTCGAGACGCGGCGTGCGATCGTGCATTCCGAGTCGGGCGTTTCGCCGGATGCCTGGGCCACCATGGTGGAACTGGGCCTGACGGCGCTGCCGGTGCCCGAGGCGCACGGCGGCTTCGGCGGCGACGCCGTCGCCATGTTCGCCGTGATGCAGGAACTCGGCCGTGGACTGGTGGTCGAACCGTACGTGGCGACGGTACTGGGCGCCGAATTCCTGCGCCTGGGTGGCGCTCACGGTACGCTGCTCGAGCGGGTGGCCGGCGGTGAAGTCAAGCTGGCCTGCGCGCTGGGCGAACGTCAGTCGCGGCACGACGCCTTCGACATCGCCACGCGGGCCGAGGCGGTCGATGGCGGCTATCGCCTGCATGGCGAGAAGCGGGTGGTGCTGCATGGCGCCGAAGCCGATGCCCTGATCGTGTCGGCGCGCAGCGCGGCGAGTGTGGGCAACGGGCAGGGCATCGATGGTGTGAGTCTGTTCGTGGTGCCGCGCGACAGCGCCGGGCTGCGCGTCACGGGCTATCGCACGCTCGATGGCTTGCGTGCGTCCGACGTAGCGCTTGACGGCGTGATGGTCGGGCCAGATGCGGTGGTCGGCCGGGTGGATGAGGGTGGCGCCATCCTCGATGCGGCGCTGGATGTTGGCGCCGGCCTGCTGTGCGCCGAGGCGCTGGGGGCAATGCAGGTGCTGTTCGACATGACGCTCGAGTATCTCAAGACGCGCCAGCAGTTCGGCGCGCCGATCGGCAAGTTTCAGGCGCTGCAGCACCGGATGGCCGATATGGCGATCCACCTCGAGCAGGCGCGATCGATGGCCTTGCTCGCGGCGCTGGCCCTGGCCCGTTCGGCTGGCGGCGCCGGTAGTGACAGCGCCAATGCCGATCGCGATGCCAGCGCAAAGACGCGCCGGCGCGTGGTGTCGGCCGCCAAGTACCGCGTGGGCCTGGCCGCGCGCTTCATCGGCCAGGGCGCCATCCAGCTGCATGGCGGCATGGGCGTGACCGACGAGCTGCCGGCTTCGCATTACTTCAAGCGCCTGTCGATGATCGAACTGACGCTGGGCGATATGGACCACCACCTGGAGCGCTTCATGGCGCAGCCGGGATTCCGGGAGGCCGCATGA